One Brevibacillus choshinensis genomic window carries:
- a CDS encoding branched-chain amino acid ABC transporter permease, which yields MFWQQLVNGLTVGSTYSLIALGYTLIFGVLGIINMAHGQIFIFGSLVGLVLMTSMQMPLGVALVASIVISAILGLILEYAALRPLRKKNVPHLASLISTIGFAILVEEAMHKIFGADSRAFPQSFGDKTFDLGIIQVRSVDLIILGISLILMFVLHFWIQKTKMGKAIRATAENADTANILGINTNMVIIVTVMLASALGGVAGILIGMAYSALIPTMGMTLGFKGLAVLILGGVGSIPGAMVCGVLLGVIEVFTVAYGDSSYRDAVAFGLIIIILLLKPEGLFGRKA from the coding sequence TTGTTTTGGCAGCAATTAGTCAATGGCTTGACAGTAGGTAGTACCTATTCATTGATCGCATTGGGCTATACGCTCATTTTCGGTGTCCTGGGCATCATCAACATGGCGCATGGACAGATCTTTATTTTCGGTTCGCTGGTAGGACTCGTCCTGATGACGAGCATGCAGATGCCGCTAGGAGTTGCACTGGTTGCATCTATCGTCATTTCTGCAATCCTGGGACTTATATTGGAATATGCGGCTTTGCGTCCCCTTCGCAAAAAGAACGTTCCCCACTTGGCGTCCTTGATCAGTACGATTGGTTTTGCCATTCTCGTCGAAGAGGCGATGCACAAAATCTTCGGTGCAGACTCTCGCGCATTTCCGCAATCCTTCGGTGACAAGACGTTTGATTTAGGCATCATTCAAGTACGCAGTGTGGATCTCATCATTCTCGGCATTTCACTGATCCTGATGTTTGTCCTGCACTTCTGGATTCAAAAGACCAAAATGGGGAAAGCGATTCGTGCCACTGCGGAAAATGCGGATACCGCCAATATCCTGGGGATCAACACGAACATGGTCATCATCGTTACCGTCATGCTGGCTTCTGCTCTCGGGGGCGTAGCGGGTATTCTGATCGGAATGGCGTACTCTGCATTGATTCCTACCATGGGGATGACTCTTGGATTCAAAGGGTTGGCTGTGCTGATTCTGGGTGGAGTCGGCAGCATTCCGGGGGCCATGGTATGTGGCGTACTGCTCGGGGTAATCGAGGTGTTCACGGTAGCGTACGGCGACTCCTCGTATCGGGACGCTGTCGCATTCGGCTTGATCATCATCATTTTGCTGCTGAAACCTGAAGGACTATTCGGACGAAAAGCGTAA
- a CDS encoding branched-chain amino acid ABC transporter permease, translated as MDILNPYNLQVFTFILLNSILAISIYITLSTGQLSLGHAGFMSIGAFTASILSKQADMPMFIAIIIGGLAAGIVALLIGAPTLKLHGLYLAIATLGFGEVIRVILLNMKITNGALGLTGLQSIGNYLYDFEKAMGLKAQSLGISVIQMKSLTTFVFMLLLFAVVLFLTLRLNRSRLGRAFEAIKADETAARAMGLQVAYYKMLAFIIGSVLAGVCGGLYAHITTTITPDDFNYHKVVEILSYAVIGGSEVVWGPLFGALVLTALPEVLRGLAEYKMLMYGLIMVGVMAFRPHGLIGTDTFQKLFRRRKGKPGNEAKEGM; from the coding sequence ATGGATATATTGAATCCCTACAATTTACAAGTATTCACGTTTATTTTGCTAAACAGCATTCTTGCGATTAGTATCTATATCACACTCTCGACGGGCCAGCTCTCGTTGGGACATGCTGGATTTATGAGTATCGGAGCCTTCACGGCCAGTATTTTGTCCAAGCAAGCGGACATGCCGATGTTCATCGCAATCATCATCGGTGGACTGGCAGCCGGAATCGTCGCTTTGCTGATCGGAGCACCGACATTGAAGCTGCACGGATTGTATTTGGCCATTGCCACGCTCGGTTTTGGTGAAGTGATTCGCGTTATTTTGCTGAACATGAAAATTACGAACGGTGCACTGGGACTTACCGGTCTGCAGTCCATCGGGAACTATTTATATGATTTCGAAAAAGCGATGGGGTTGAAAGCTCAGTCGCTCGGTATCTCTGTCATCCAGATGAAGTCCTTGACGACATTCGTGTTTATGCTGCTGCTGTTTGCTGTTGTGCTGTTCCTGACTTTGCGTTTGAACCGCTCGAGACTGGGCCGTGCCTTTGAAGCGATCAAAGCGGACGAAACAGCTGCTCGCGCGATGGGATTGCAAGTGGCGTATTACAAGATGCTCGCCTTTATCATCGGCTCGGTACTGGCAGGGGTTTGCGGCGGATTGTATGCGCACATCACGACGACGATCACACCAGACGACTTTAACTATCACAAAGTCGTAGAGATTTTGTCCTATGCCGTTATCGGGGGAAGCGAAGTGGTTTGGGGTCCTCTGTTCGGTGCGCTTGTGCTGACGGCTCTGCCGGAGGTGCTGCGCGGATTGGCGGAGTACAAAATGCTGATGTACGGTTTGATCATGGTCGGCGTCATGGCATTCCGTCCACACGGCTTGATCGGTACGGATACGTTCCAAAAGCTTTTCCGCCGCCGCAAGGGCAAGCCGGGAAATGAAGCGAAGGAGGGAATGTGA
- a CDS encoding ABC transporter ATP-binding protein, whose product MLLELKNVGKSFGGITALRDVSFGVKEGEIVGLIGPNGAGKTTIFNMATGIFAPTTGTFSFAGQELNGVAPNKITEMGVARTFQNIRLFGHMSALDNVKIGCHSRMKAGFWAALLRTPSQRKEEREVEKKAEALLEFVGLSDVRDVRSDTLAYGQQRRLEIARALATEPKLLLLDEPAAGMIESETKSLTELVRKIRDSGITVLLVEHDMGLVMNLCDKVVCINFGVKIADGTPAEVQTNPDVIEAYLGKEEE is encoded by the coding sequence GTGCTGTTAGAACTGAAGAATGTAGGCAAAAGCTTCGGTGGGATCACGGCCTTGCGTGACGTTTCCTTTGGTGTAAAGGAAGGCGAAATCGTCGGCTTGATCGGCCCGAACGGAGCTGGGAAAACGACCATTTTTAACATGGCAACGGGTATTTTTGCACCGACGACGGGCACTTTTTCGTTTGCAGGGCAGGAGTTGAACGGTGTCGCTCCAAACAAGATTACGGAAATGGGCGTTGCTCGGACGTTTCAGAACATTCGGCTCTTTGGGCACATGAGCGCGTTGGATAATGTCAAGATCGGCTGCCATTCCCGGATGAAGGCTGGCTTTTGGGCAGCTTTGCTCCGCACGCCGAGTCAACGAAAAGAAGAACGGGAAGTGGAGAAAAAGGCAGAGGCACTGCTTGAATTTGTAGGCTTGTCCGACGTGCGTGATGTCCGCTCCGATACGCTGGCATACGGTCAGCAGCGTCGCTTGGAAATTGCGCGAGCGCTCGCTACCGAGCCGAAGCTGCTCTTGCTGGACGAGCCTGCCGCAGGGATGATCGAAAGTGAAACGAAGTCCTTGACAGAGTTGGTCCGTAAAATTCGCGACAGCGGTATTACCGTGCTTTTGGTGGAGCACGACATGGGACTCGTCATGAACCTGTGCGATAAAGTCGTCTGCATCAACTTTGGCGTAAAGATTGCGGATGGAACGCCGGCAGAAGTGCAGACCAACCCGGACGTAATTGAGGCCTACCTCGGCAAGGAGGAGGAATAA